In the genome of Cupriavidus malaysiensis, one region contains:
- a CDS encoding VOC family protein codes for MHLLDHVSISVPDIEVARPFYDAVMDALGARKVYDRPAAVGYGERCSADDTASTFLAVYQGSGEVGDSKRHWCFKAPSRAQVDAFFQAGLSAGGRSDGEPGLRPHYHRDYYAAFLIDPAGNRVEAVCHAAPPAGEAA; via the coding sequence ATGCACCTGCTTGACCACGTGTCGATCAGCGTTCCCGATATCGAGGTGGCGCGGCCCTTCTACGATGCCGTCATGGATGCCCTGGGCGCGCGCAAGGTCTATGACCGGCCCGCCGCAGTCGGCTACGGCGAGCGCTGCAGCGCGGACGACACGGCATCCACCTTCCTGGCGGTCTATCAGGGTTCCGGTGAGGTCGGCGACAGCAAGCGGCATTGGTGCTTCAAGGCACCTTCGCGCGCGCAGGTGGATGCCTTCTTCCAGGCCGGGCTGTCGGCCGGCGGCCGCTCTGACGGCGAGCCCGGCTTGAGGCCGCACTACCACCGCGATTACTACGCCGCCTTCCTGATCGACCCCGCCGGCAACCGCGTCGAGGCCGTGTGTCATGCGGCGCCGCCGGCGGGCGAGGCCGCATGA
- a CDS encoding alpha/beta fold hydrolase, whose protein sequence is MTALTEAGTSRFADIQEDGLALRVHYNDAGTGEAVVMLHGSGPGASGWSNFHRNVEAFVAAGYRVILPDSPGWNKSDPVVCDKGSRADLNARSLKGLLDVLDIKRAHLIGNSMGGGNALAFALRYPERLAKLVIMGGAGVGPSLFQPMPLEGIKHLYGVYHSPTIENLRRMLDVFVYDPSTLTEELIQGRFENMMAHREHLQNFVASVAANPDWLPDMSGRLKEITAPTLITWGRDDRFVPLDSGLRMLWGLPDAQMHVFSRCGHWAQWEHAEHFNRLVLDFLAESAK, encoded by the coding sequence ATGACTGCACTGACCGAAGCCGGCACCAGCCGGTTCGCCGATATCCAGGAAGACGGCCTCGCCCTGCGCGTCCACTACAACGACGCCGGTACCGGCGAGGCGGTCGTGATGCTGCACGGCTCCGGGCCGGGCGCGTCCGGCTGGAGCAATTTCCACCGCAACGTCGAGGCCTTCGTCGCCGCCGGCTACCGCGTGATCCTGCCGGACTCGCCGGGCTGGAACAAGAGCGATCCGGTGGTCTGCGACAAGGGCTCGCGCGCCGACCTCAACGCCAGATCGCTGAAGGGCCTGCTGGATGTGCTGGACATCAAGCGCGCGCACCTGATCGGCAACTCGATGGGCGGCGGCAATGCGCTGGCCTTCGCGCTGCGCTACCCCGAACGCCTGGCCAAGCTGGTCATCATGGGCGGCGCCGGCGTGGGCCCCAGCCTGTTCCAGCCGATGCCGCTGGAAGGCATCAAGCACCTGTACGGCGTCTACCATTCGCCGACCATCGAGAACCTGCGGCGCATGCTGGATGTGTTCGTCTACGATCCCTCGACGCTGACCGAGGAGCTGATCCAGGGCCGCTTCGAGAACATGATGGCGCACCGCGAGCACCTGCAGAACTTCGTCGCCAGCGTCGCCGCCAATCCCGACTGGCTGCCGGACATGAGCGGCCGCCTGAAGGAAATCACCGCGCCCACGCTGATCACCTGGGGCCGCGACGACCGCTTCGTCCCGCTCGACAGCGGCCTGCGCATGCTGTGGGGCCTGCCCGACGCGCAGATGCACGTCTTCAGCCGCTGCGGGCACTGGGCGCAATGGGAGCACGCGGAGCACTTCAACCGGCTGGTGCTGGATTTCCTCGCCGAGTCAGCAAAGTGA
- the dmpE gene encoding 2-oxopent-4-enoate hydratase has protein sequence MALASERIDALGDELHAAWCERAAIPPLTGRHPDMTIEEAYRIQRRMVSHRIRRGERIVGKKIGVTSRAVMDMLDVRQPDFGELLDGMVCDDGGQVAAQAFLQPRAEGEIAFVLGKELAGPGLTAADVLAATDGVMACIEIVDSRIRDWNIRIQDTVADNASCGAFVLGDRLADPRALDLRTCGMVLEKNGEVAVTGAGVATLGSPVNAVAWLANTLGRLGEALPAGSLILAGALGAMVPVRAGDHMRVSLGGLGGCAIRFG, from the coding sequence ATGGCTCTCGCGAGCGAGCGCATCGACGCCCTCGGCGACGAACTGCACGCGGCCTGGTGCGAGCGTGCCGCCATCCCGCCGCTGACCGGCCGCCATCCCGACATGACGATCGAGGAGGCCTACCGCATCCAGCGGCGCATGGTGTCGCACCGGATACGGCGCGGCGAACGGATCGTCGGCAAGAAGATCGGCGTCACCAGCCGCGCCGTGATGGACATGCTGGACGTGCGCCAGCCCGACTTCGGCGAGCTGCTCGATGGCATGGTCTGCGACGACGGCGGACAGGTTGCCGCGCAAGCCTTCCTGCAGCCGCGCGCGGAGGGCGAGATCGCCTTCGTGCTCGGCAAGGAACTGGCCGGCCCCGGCCTCACCGCCGCCGACGTGCTCGCCGCCACCGATGGCGTGATGGCCTGCATCGAGATCGTCGACTCGCGCATCCGCGACTGGAACATCCGCATCCAGGACACGGTGGCGGACAACGCTTCCTGCGGCGCCTTCGTGCTGGGCGACCGCCTGGCCGATCCGCGCGCGCTCGACCTGCGCACCTGCGGCATGGTGCTGGAGAAGAACGGCGAGGTCGCCGTCACCGGCGCGGGCGTGGCGACGCTGGGCTCGCCCGTCAATGCCGTCGCCTGGCTGGCCAATACCCTCGGGCGCCTCGGCGAAGCCCTGCCCGCGGGCTCGCTCATCCTCGCCGGCGCGCTCGGCGCCATGGTGCCCGTGCGGGCCGGCGACCACATGCGCGTAAGCCTGGGCGGCCTGGGCGGCTGCGCCATCCGCTTCGGCTAG
- a CDS encoding acyl-CoA dehydrogenase family protein, with protein sequence MNAIHELMQEPGTAELVARAQAMIPALRAKAAEVEQARTVPKETIDAFRAAGFFKILQPRRWGGWEMDPIVFSRVLMELGRGCPSSAWNLMILGVHQWEFGLFDPRAGDDMWARDPDILIASSYAPFGKCRPVEGGWMVSGEWKTSSGCDHAEGGAILGAFWLDDAGQRRDYRSFVVSRSDYEIVDDWHVVGLGGTGSKSVRIRGEAFVPDYRSHSIVDYRMSARATPYLYPFNQVFYAAVSSVIVGYARGMVDLYIEQMMPRQNIVGPAGAAAQNPYVRDKLGNAALLVRSAQGRLAQVYQEASAYVGRGELVPLESRVYHFLEIQRCGKDCLDASLMLWKKLSARAIWLTNPAQLWMRAMLVAGNHITQNEDDTAGVLGGYLLGQGVPPFMFDLPAAQ encoded by the coding sequence ATGAACGCCATCCACGAACTGATGCAGGAACCGGGCACCGCCGAACTGGTCGCCCGCGCCCAGGCCATGATCCCGGCGCTGCGCGCCAAGGCCGCCGAAGTCGAGCAGGCACGCACCGTGCCCAAGGAGACCATCGACGCCTTCCGCGCGGCGGGCTTCTTCAAGATCCTGCAGCCGCGCCGCTGGGGCGGCTGGGAGATGGACCCGATCGTTTTCTCCCGGGTGCTGATGGAGCTGGGCCGCGGTTGCCCCTCCAGCGCCTGGAACCTGATGATCCTGGGCGTCCATCAATGGGAGTTCGGGCTGTTCGACCCGCGCGCGGGCGACGATATGTGGGCCCGCGACCCGGACATCCTGATCGCCTCGTCCTATGCGCCGTTCGGCAAGTGCCGCCCGGTCGAGGGCGGCTGGATGGTCAGCGGCGAGTGGAAAACCTCCAGCGGCTGCGACCATGCCGAGGGCGGCGCGATCCTGGGCGCCTTCTGGCTGGACGACGCCGGGCAGCGGCGCGACTACCGCTCCTTCGTGGTCTCGCGCAGCGACTACGAGATCGTCGACGACTGGCATGTGGTCGGCCTAGGCGGCACCGGCAGCAAGAGCGTGCGCATCCGCGGCGAGGCCTTCGTGCCGGACTACCGCTCGCACAGCATCGTCGACTACCGGATGTCGGCGCGCGCCACGCCCTATCTCTATCCGTTCAACCAGGTGTTCTACGCGGCCGTGTCATCGGTGATCGTCGGCTACGCACGCGGCATGGTCGACCTGTATATCGAACAGATGATGCCGCGGCAGAACATCGTCGGCCCCGCCGGCGCCGCCGCGCAGAACCCCTATGTGCGCGACAAGCTGGGCAACGCGGCCCTGCTGGTGCGCTCCGCGCAGGGGCGGCTGGCGCAGGTCTACCAGGAGGCCTCGGCCTATGTCGGCCGGGGCGAGCTGGTGCCGCTGGAGTCGCGCGTCTACCACTTCCTGGAAATCCAGCGCTGCGGCAAGGACTGCCTGGACGCCTCCCTGATGCTGTGGAAGAAGCTCAGCGCGCGCGCCATCTGGCTGACCAATCCCGCGCAACTGTGGATGCGCGCCATGCTGGTGGCCGGCAACCACATCACCCAGAACGAGGATGACACCGCCGGCGTGCTCGGCGGCTACCTGCTGGGCCAGGGCGTGCCGCCCTTCATGTTCGACCTGCCCGCCGCGCAGTGA
- a CDS encoding flavin reductase family protein has translation MPDTAIAPPPVPDATASPEDFRQGMRRLAAGVCVLTSSLDGMPVGLTATAVTALCAEPPRLLACVNRRVFAHAAFETSRALCVNVLSAGDVDIARRFAGMVPGVQGTERFAAGAWEGQVPALLGALASFRCRIAEILPAGTHSILLCDVESVAVGPGDAAPLVYAHGQFRHAAHAISIE, from the coding sequence ATGCCTGATACCGCCATCGCGCCGCCGCCCGTGCCCGATGCAACCGCGTCGCCGGAGGATTTCCGCCAGGGCATGCGGCGCCTGGCCGCTGGCGTCTGCGTGCTCACCTCGTCGCTGGACGGGATGCCCGTGGGCCTGACCGCCACGGCCGTCACCGCCCTGTGCGCCGAGCCGCCGCGCCTGCTGGCCTGCGTCAACCGCCGGGTGTTTGCCCATGCCGCGTTCGAGACCTCGCGCGCCTTGTGCGTGAACGTGCTGTCCGCCGGCGATGTGGACATCGCCAGGCGCTTCGCCGGCATGGTGCCGGGCGTGCAGGGCACCGAGCGCTTTGCCGCCGGCGCCTGGGAAGGCCAGGTGCCCGCGCTACTCGGCGCACTGGCCAGCTTCCGCTGCCGCATCGCCGAGATCCTGCCGGCCGGCACCCACTCGATCCTGCTCTGCGACGTGGAGAGCGTCGCGGTCGGGCCGGGCGACGCCGCCCCCCTGGTCTACGCGCACGGGCAATTCCGCCACGCTGCGCACGCCATTTCCATCGAATGA